The proteins below come from a single Myxococcales bacterium genomic window:
- a CDS encoding AMP-binding protein — protein sequence MDVTRFLDLAIAPKVLFDTLEERKDRVRFWVPRPGAGTDLSAYTAVTYGAFAADVRALGSALTAELEPGDRAAIFAPNRVEWATAALAVQAVGGVIVPVYPASTPAQLAYVLDHSDARVVFVDTPALLAKVLEAWPSLHDDGRGLRRVVLLDAGLDAERVLAKVRAEGRAAPSDEALARVLSLTDLLTAGAARDAASPGAFEARMGAVSLDQPGMMLYTSGTSGNPKGVPLTHRNVGTNGKDWLTLNGPLVPENAIDVLWLPMSHIFGFGEMNLGNTLGMTSYLSDPVGCIALVPVVKPHVFMSVPSHWEKLAAPALRESDPAAQRDALRACTGGRLAFCLSGGAGLKREIKEVYHSAGILIVEGYGLTETSPTLTLNRADSFRFDSVGKPLPSVELKLADDGEILAKGPNVFGGYHKDEAATRAAFTEDGWFQTGDVGRFTEDGFLQIVDRKKDILVTAGGKNIPPANIEQHFQGDPRFAHVVVYGDGKKYLVAGVWLNDAVVDAELGALPASERTAAREALVAARIAEVNAHLPSYETLKAFHIFDEPLTVERELLTASLKVRRKKVVEVFRAELEALYDRPAPARR from the coding sequence ATGGACGTCACACGCTTCCTCGACCTCGCGATCGCCCCGAAGGTGCTCTTCGACACGCTGGAAGAGCGCAAGGACCGCGTGCGCTTCTGGGTGCCCCGACCGGGCGCGGGCACGGATCTGTCGGCGTACACGGCGGTCACGTACGGCGCGTTCGCGGCCGACGTGCGCGCCCTCGGCAGCGCGCTCACGGCGGAGCTCGAGCCCGGGGACCGCGCGGCGATCTTCGCGCCAAACCGCGTCGAGTGGGCCACCGCGGCCCTCGCCGTGCAGGCGGTCGGGGGCGTGATCGTTCCCGTGTATCCTGCAAGCACTCCAGCGCAGCTCGCCTACGTGCTCGACCACTCCGACGCGCGCGTCGTCTTCGTCGACACGCCGGCCCTGCTCGCGAAGGTGCTCGAGGCGTGGCCGAGCCTTCATGACGACGGACGCGGGCTGCGACGGGTCGTGCTCCTCGACGCTGGCCTCGACGCGGAGCGGGTGCTCGCGAAGGTGCGCGCCGAAGGGAGAGCGGCGCCAAGCGACGAGGCGCTCGCCCGTGTCCTGTCGCTGACCGACCTGCTCACCGCGGGCGCCGCGCGCGACGCGGCGAGCCCCGGCGCGTTCGAGGCACGCATGGGCGCGGTGTCGCTCGATCAACCTGGGATGATGCTCTACACGAGCGGCACGTCGGGTAACCCGAAGGGCGTCCCGCTCACGCACCGCAACGTGGGCACGAACGGCAAAGACTGGCTCACCCTCAACGGCCCGCTCGTGCCCGAGAACGCGATCGACGTGCTGTGGCTGCCCATGAGCCACATCTTCGGCTTCGGGGAGATGAACCTCGGCAACACGCTGGGCATGACCAGCTACCTCTCGGATCCCGTGGGCTGCATCGCGCTCGTGCCGGTCGTGAAGCCGCACGTCTTCATGAGCGTGCCCTCGCACTGGGAGAAGCTCGCGGCGCCGGCGCTGCGAGAGTCCGACCCCGCGGCGCAGAGAGACGCGCTCCGCGCGTGCACCGGCGGACGCCTCGCGTTCTGTCTCTCGGGCGGCGCGGGCCTGAAACGTGAGATAAAGGAAGTTTACCATTCGGCGGGCATCCTGATCGTCGAGGGCTACGGCCTCACCGAGACCTCGCCCACCCTCACGCTGAACCGCGCCGACAGCTTCCGGTTCGACTCGGTGGGCAAGCCGCTGCCGAGCGTGGAGCTGAAGCTCGCCGACGACGGCGAGATCCTCGCGAAGGGCCCGAACGTGTTTGGCGGCTACCACAAGGACGAGGCCGCCACGCGCGCGGCGTTCACCGAAGACGGCTGGTTCCAGACCGGCGACGTCGGCCGCTTCACGGAAGACGGCTTTCTCCAGATCGTCGATCGCAAGAAGGACATCCTCGTGACCGCCGGCGGCAAGAACATCCCGCCCGCGAACATCGAGCAGCACTTCCAGGGAGATCCCCGCTTCGCGCACGTGGTCGTCTACGGCGACGGCAAGAAGTACCTGGTCGCGGGGGTGTGGCTCAACGACGCGGTCGTCGACGCGGAGCTCGGCGCGCTCCCCGCGAGCGAGCGCACGGCGGCACGGGAGGCGCTCGTCGCCGCGCGGATCGCCGAGGTGAACGCCCACCTGCCGAGCTACGAGACCCTGAAGGCCTTCCACATCTTCGACGAGCCGCTCACGGTCGAGCGCGAGCTGCTCACCGCGTCGCTCAAGGTGCGGCGCAAGAAGGTCGTCGAGGTGTTTCGCGCCGAGCTCGAGGCGCTCTACGATAGACCTGCGCCCGCGCGACGCTGA
- a CDS encoding alpha/beta fold hydrolase has protein sequence MPSAHPPTLERPARSPELPQQRTPTLTPALAPNVRPMPGPNDKPAARPESLWGARLKNLAEVAVRPRPPVGTTPADVVHRENKWSLLRYRRDTLPCFATPVLLVPSLINRHYVLDLLPGKSLAEWLVARGHDVFVIDWGTPGDEDRFVTFDDVCDRAIGRALRKTASFGARGKAHLLGYCLGGLLTVLHTAARPEHVASLLTLAAPVKFGADEGLLSAWTRTPTFDLDALVDATGNVPWPLMQAAFNMLRPTLGLSKAVQLVDRAWNDEFLDGFFALETWGNDNVSFPGECFREYIRAHYRGDELAQGTFHLSGIPARLEDVRVPLLAVTFEHDTIVPKASALPLVERAGSPDKTHLHLPGGHVGAVVSSAAKRRLWPKLSEFWARNDSS, from the coding sequence ATGCCGTCCGCCCATCCGCCCACGCTCGAACGCCCCGCTCGCTCGCCGGAGCTCCCCCAGCAGCGCACGCCCACCCTCACGCCCGCCCTCGCGCCGAACGTCCGCCCCATGCCAGGTCCAAACGACAAGCCCGCCGCCCGGCCGGAGAGCCTATGGGGCGCGCGCCTCAAGAACTTGGCCGAGGTCGCGGTGCGCCCCAGGCCCCCCGTGGGCACGACGCCGGCCGACGTGGTGCATCGCGAGAACAAGTGGAGCCTGCTCCGCTACCGCCGTGACACGCTGCCCTGCTTCGCGACCCCGGTGCTGCTCGTGCCGTCCCTCATCAACCGGCACTACGTGCTCGATCTCCTGCCGGGGAAGAGCCTCGCCGAGTGGCTCGTCGCGCGCGGGCACGACGTGTTCGTCATCGACTGGGGCACGCCCGGCGACGAGGACCGCTTCGTCACGTTCGACGACGTCTGCGACCGCGCGATCGGGCGCGCGCTGCGGAAGACCGCCTCGTTCGGCGCGCGCGGCAAGGCGCACCTGCTCGGGTATTGCCTCGGCGGGCTGCTCACGGTCCTCCACACGGCGGCCCGCCCCGAGCACGTGGCCTCGCTCCTCACGCTCGCCGCGCCCGTGAAGTTCGGGGCCGACGAGGGGCTGCTCTCCGCGTGGACGCGCACGCCCACCTTCGACCTCGACGCCCTCGTGGACGCCACGGGCAACGTGCCGTGGCCGCTCATGCAGGCGGCGTTCAACATGCTGCGCCCCACGCTCGGCCTCTCGAAGGCGGTGCAGCTCGTGGACCGCGCGTGGAACGACGAGTTCCTGGACGGCTTCTTCGCCCTGGAGACCTGGGGCAACGACAACGTGTCGTTCCCCGGCGAGTGCTTCCGCGAGTACATCCGCGCGCACTACCGGGGCGACGAGCTCGCGCAGGGCACGTTCCACCTGTCCGGGATCCCCGCGCGGCTCGAGGACGTGAGGGTGCCGCTCCTGGCGGTGACGTTCGAGCACGACACGATCGTCCCCAAGGCGAGCGCGCTCCCGCTCGTCGAGCGTGCCGGCTCGCCCGACAAAACCCACCTCCACCTACCCGGAGGCCACGTGGGCGCCGTCGTGTCGAGCGCGGCGAAGCGGCGCCTCTGGCCCAAGCTCTCCGAGTTCTGGGCCCGAAACGACTCGTCGTAG
- a CDS encoding rhomboid family intramembrane serine protease, with translation MAQESSKSAPLTTELKSHGVILGAFTAFLWGVHLVNAVIFQGHLSALGVAPRTLHGLVGILFAPFLHGSFSHIASNTLPLLVLGWFVMLRRKRDLLYVSALSALVGGLGTWLIGPSASVHVGASVLIFGYLGYLLARGLFERKFWPIMGSLAVFFLYGGALFGVLPGEVGISWQSHLFGLLGGVGAARLLARPRGKDEPTAPSVERSEPKKLRVEPAVRVPAAAPRAPLDDDTDEELEALRRRVGRR, from the coding sequence ATGGCCCAAGAGAGCTCCAAGAGCGCCCCGCTCACGACCGAGCTGAAGTCGCACGGCGTCATTCTTGGCGCGTTCACCGCGTTCCTCTGGGGGGTGCACCTCGTCAACGCGGTGATCTTCCAAGGGCACCTGTCCGCGCTCGGGGTGGCGCCGCGCACCCTCCACGGCCTCGTGGGCATTCTCTTCGCGCCGTTCCTGCACGGCAGCTTCTCGCACATCGCGAGCAACACCCTCCCGCTGCTCGTGCTCGGGTGGTTCGTCATGCTGCGCCGCAAGCGCGACCTGCTCTACGTGAGCGCGCTCTCGGCGCTCGTGGGCGGCCTCGGGACCTGGCTCATCGGCCCGTCTGCGTCGGTGCACGTCGGGGCGAGCGTGCTCATCTTCGGCTATCTGGGCTACCTGCTCGCCCGGGGCCTCTTCGAGCGGAAATTCTGGCCCATCATGGGCAGCCTCGCGGTGTTCTTCCTCTACGGCGGAGCGCTCTTCGGCGTGTTGCCCGGCGAGGTGGGCATCTCGTGGCAGAGCCACCTGTTCGGGCTCCTCGGCGGCGTGGGGGCGGCGCGGCTGCTGGCGCGGCCGCGCGGGAAAGACGAGCCCACAGCTCCCAGCGTTGAGCGGTCCGAGCCCAAGAAGCTCCGCGTCGAGCCCGCTGTCCGCGTGCCCGCGGCCGCCCCTCGGGCGCCGCTCGACGACGACACCGACGAGGAGCTCGAGGCGCTCCGACGGCGCGTCGGTCGCCGATAG
- a CDS encoding protein kinase: MQPLLVGTLVAQRYRVLGEIGRGGMGVVYRVEHVHTGQQHALKVLNVPTGLSEELVLRFKREARAPARIKSEHVVTVTDADVMPELGNAPFLVMELLDGVDLEHVLEEHVRLSPREVVDALGQVARVLDKAHSLGIVHRDLKPENLFFHRRDDGTTLLKVLDFGISKVSGADDPSALAGALVTRPGALMGTPLYMSPEQAGSGTPVGPASDVWSLGIVAVRLLTGDYYWRAESMGEMMAQLLRDPMYAPSERWPWLPEGFDAWFRRSCDRAPDRRFARASEQVAELASVLGESVSLSAVPSAPRSPTVPTSTPSALEAVTVSELGATTPVDTPPPSLEPSLDPPRSHAAPTRGPRQAALAAVALVCLVGAGLGLARLGPRATPATIVPSVSAAPAESSGARTPPSAPPAPSAPPAPASASGAPDDSWKRRLPPRREAGPSAPPPAPSAPPGPHNPVAP; the protein is encoded by the coding sequence GTGCAGCCGCTCCTCGTTGGCACCCTCGTCGCCCAGCGCTACCGCGTCCTCGGCGAGATCGGCCGCGGGGGTATGGGCGTCGTGTACCGCGTCGAGCACGTGCACACGGGGCAGCAGCACGCGCTCAAGGTGCTGAACGTCCCCACCGGGCTCTCGGAAGAGCTCGTGCTCCGGTTCAAGCGCGAGGCCCGCGCCCCGGCGCGCATCAAGAGCGAGCACGTCGTGACCGTCACCGACGCCGACGTCATGCCGGAGCTCGGCAACGCGCCGTTCTTGGTGATGGAGCTGCTTGACGGCGTCGATCTCGAGCATGTCCTCGAGGAGCACGTTCGCCTCTCGCCGCGCGAGGTCGTCGACGCCCTGGGGCAGGTCGCGCGCGTGCTCGACAAGGCCCACTCCCTCGGCATCGTGCACCGCGATCTCAAGCCCGAGAACCTCTTCTTCCACCGAAGGGACGACGGCACGACGCTGCTCAAGGTGCTCGACTTCGGCATCTCGAAGGTCAGCGGCGCCGACGATCCGAGCGCGCTGGCCGGCGCCCTCGTCACGCGCCCGGGCGCGCTCATGGGCACGCCGCTCTACATGTCGCCCGAGCAGGCGGGCTCGGGCACCCCCGTGGGGCCGGCCTCCGACGTGTGGTCGCTCGGCATCGTGGCCGTGCGCCTCCTCACGGGGGACTACTACTGGCGAGCCGAGTCGATGGGCGAGATGATGGCGCAGCTGCTGCGCGATCCGATGTACGCGCCGAGCGAGCGCTGGCCCTGGCTCCCGGAGGGCTTCGACGCTTGGTTTCGGCGGTCGTGCGATCGGGCGCCGGATCGACGCTTCGCGCGGGCGTCGGAGCAGGTCGCCGAGCTCGCGTCGGTGCTCGGCGAGAGCGTGAGCCTGAGCGCGGTGCCGAGCGCGCCTCGGAGCCCGACGGTGCCGACGTCGACGCCGAGCGCGCTCGAGGCGGTCACGGTCAGCGAGCTCGGCGCCACGACGCCCGTCGACACGCCGCCGCCGTCCCTCGAGCCGTCGCTCGACCCGCCCCGGTCTCACGCTGCGCCGACCAGGGGGCCCCGCCAAGCTGCGCTCGCGGCCGTGGCCCTCGTCTGCCTCGTCGGCGCGGGCCTTGGGCTCGCCCGCTTGGGCCCCCGCGCGACGCCCGCGACGATCGTCCCCTCAGTGTCCGCGGCGCCCGCGGAGTCGAGCGGGGCGCGCACTCCGCCGAGCGCGCCGCCCGCGCCGTCTGCCCCGCCCGCGCCCGCGTCCGCGTCAGGGGCGCCCGACGACTCGTGGAAGCGCCGCTTGCCGCCGCGCCGCGAGGCCGGTCCCTCGGCGCCCCCTCCGGCGCCGTCCGCGCCACCCGGGCCACACAACCCGGTCGCGCCCTGA